Proteins encoded by one window of Deinococcus aerophilus:
- the dnaK gene encoding molecular chaperone DnaK, with the protein MAKAVGIDLGTTNSVIAVMEGGRPEVIVNAEGARTTPSVVAYKGDERLVGQIARRQAALNPAATLFEVKRFIGRRWDEVKEEAARSPFHVKEGEGGSVRIEVNGKDYAPEQVSAEVLRKLVSDASAKLGQKITDAVITVPAYFDNSQREATKQAGEIAGLNVLRVINEPTAAALAYGLERKGNETVLVFDLGGGTFDVTILELGDGVFEVKSTAGDTHLGGADFDHRIVDWLADEFNKEHKFDLRKDKQALQRLIEAAEKAKIELSNASETSISLPFITFDPETRTPMHLERTLTRAKFEELTADLLRRVRQPVEQALKDARLDASKIDEVILVGGSTRIPAVKRIVQDITHKTPNESVNPDEAVALGAAVQAGIIQGDSSLGDIVLVDVTPLTLGVEVKGGMIAPMITRNTTVPAKKTEIYTTAENNQPGVEINVLQGERPMATDNKSLGRFKLEGIPPMPAGRPQIEVTFDIDANGILHVTAKEKTSGKESSIRIENTTTLDKSDVERMVKEAEQNAEADKKRREKVEKRNNLDSLRVQALGQIEENADAPQDAKDKLKAAADQAEEAVRNDDDAQIAEAQKTLEEELRSFMTASQNAAQGQTAEDGGVNLGKDKADDDVIDADFKPAE; encoded by the coding sequence ATGGCTAAAGCTGTTGGTATCGACCTGGGCACCACCAATTCCGTTATCGCCGTCATGGAAGGCGGACGTCCCGAAGTGATCGTGAACGCCGAGGGCGCGCGGACCACCCCGTCCGTCGTGGCCTACAAGGGCGACGAGCGTCTGGTCGGGCAGATTGCCCGCCGTCAGGCCGCCCTGAACCCGGCCGCGACCCTGTTTGAAGTCAAGCGCTTCATCGGCCGCCGCTGGGACGAAGTGAAGGAAGAAGCGGCCCGCAGCCCCTTCCACGTCAAGGAAGGCGAGGGCGGCTCGGTGCGCATTGAGGTGAACGGCAAGGACTACGCTCCCGAGCAGGTCAGCGCCGAGGTGCTGCGCAAACTGGTGTCCGACGCCAGCGCCAAGCTGGGCCAGAAGATCACCGACGCCGTGATCACCGTGCCCGCGTACTTCGATAACTCGCAGCGTGAGGCGACCAAGCAGGCCGGAGAGATCGCGGGCCTGAACGTGCTGCGCGTGATCAACGAGCCCACCGCCGCCGCGCTGGCCTACGGCCTGGAGCGCAAGGGCAACGAGACCGTGCTCGTCTTCGACCTGGGGGGCGGCACCTTCGACGTGACCATTCTGGAACTCGGCGACGGCGTGTTCGAGGTGAAATCCACCGCCGGGGACACCCACTTGGGTGGCGCGGACTTCGACCACCGCATCGTGGACTGGCTGGCCGACGAGTTCAATAAGGAACACAAGTTCGATCTGCGCAAGGACAAGCAGGCCCTGCAGCGCCTGATCGAGGCTGCCGAGAAGGCCAAGATCGAGCTGTCCAACGCCTCCGAGACCTCCATCTCGCTGCCGTTCATCACTTTCGACCCGGAAACGCGCACCCCGATGCACCTGGAGCGCACCCTGACCCGCGCCAAGTTCGAGGAGCTCACTGCCGACCTGCTGCGCCGCGTGCGCCAGCCGGTCGAGCAGGCCCTCAAGGACGCCCGCCTGGACGCGAGCAAGATCGACGAGGTGATTCTGGTCGGCGGCTCCACCCGCATTCCCGCGGTCAAGCGCATCGTGCAGGACATCACCCACAAGACCCCCAACGAGTCGGTCAACCCCGACGAAGCTGTGGCCCTCGGCGCCGCGGTGCAGGCCGGCATCATCCAGGGCGACTCCAGCCTGGGTGACATCGTGCTCGTGGACGTGACTCCGCTGACGCTGGGTGTGGAGGTCAAGGGCGGCATGATCGCGCCGATGATCACCCGCAACACCACGGTGCCCGCCAAGAAGACCGAGATCTACACCACCGCCGAGAACAACCAGCCGGGCGTGGAGATCAACGTGCTGCAGGGCGAGCGCCCCATGGCGACCGACAACAAGAGCCTGGGCCGCTTCAAGCTCGAGGGCATTCCGCCCATGCCCGCCGGACGCCCACAGATCGAGGTCACCTTTGACATCGACGCCAACGGCATTCTGCACGTGACCGCCAAGGAAAAGACCAGCGGCAAGGAATCGAGCATCCGCATCGAGAACACCACCACCCTCGACAAGAGCGATGTGGAGCGCATGGTCAAGGAAGCCGAGCAGAATGCCGAGGCCGACAAGAAGCGCCGCGAGAAGGTCGAGAAGCGCAACAACCTCGACTCGCTGCGTGTGCAGGCGCTGGGCCAGATCGAGGAAAACGCTGACGCCCCTCAGGACGCCAAGGACAAGCTCAAGGCCGCCGCCGATCAGGCCGAGGAAGCCGTCCGCAACGACGACGACGCCCAGATCGCCGAGGCCCAGAAGACCCTGGAAGAGGAGCTGCGCAGCTTCATGACCGCCAGCCAGAACGCGGCGCAGGGCCAGACTGCTGAAGACGGCGGCGTGAACCTCGGCAAGGACAAGGCCGACGACGACGTGATCGACGCGGACTTCAAGCCCGCCGAGTAA
- the efp gene encoding elongation factor P: protein MISVTELRNGTKVEMDGGLWECLDYSHLKMGRGGAKVVTKFRNMESGSIVDRTFNSTEKLQDIYVEGKKMQYLYKDGDDFMFMDMETFEQVTLSPSLVGDAAKFMKENTEVDVAMYGDKALSITLPNQVILKIVETDPGLRGDTASGGTKPAKLETGATVQVPLFVEQDTDVKVDTRTGQYLSRA from the coding sequence ATGATCAGCGTAACTGAACTGAGAAACGGCACCAAGGTGGAAATGGACGGCGGACTGTGGGAATGCCTGGACTACTCCCACCTGAAGATGGGACGCGGCGGCGCCAAGGTGGTTACCAAGTTCCGCAACATGGAATCCGGCAGCATCGTGGACCGCACCTTCAACAGCACCGAGAAACTGCAGGACATCTACGTGGAAGGCAAGAAGATGCAGTACCTGTACAAGGACGGCGATGACTTCATGTTCATGGACATGGAGACCTTCGAGCAGGTCACGCTGTCTCCCAGCTTGGTCGGCGACGCCGCCAAGTTCATGAAGGAGAACACCGAGGTGGACGTGGCCATGTACGGCGACAAGGCCCTGAGCATCACCCTGCCCAATCAGGTGATCCTGAAGATCGTGGAGACCGATCCTGGCCTGCGCGGCGACACCGCCTCGGGCGGCACCAAGCCGGCCAAGCTGGAAACCGGCGCGACCGTGCAGGTGCCCCTGTTCGTGGAGCAGGACACCGACGTGAAGGTGGACACCCGCACGGGCCAGTACCTCAGCCGGGCATAA